Proteins encoded within one genomic window of Actinomycetes bacterium:
- the rho gene encoding transcription termination factor Rho, with amino-acid sequence MLLPDLRKLAQGMGISGASTMRKGDLVSAIGQQGSGKAKSDSNNTGKSGGSRNGEQGETQREDAKSNDSGDEQRNDSDSSERTSNDGGRNRSRQRNGKGNEQRNDKGDDKGNEQDNEQSGDSDSDNRRRGDQQDGNQGGQRRSRRRGRDRNNRRGRDRDAEPVINDDDVLVPVAGILDVLDNYAFVRTSGYLPGPDDVYVSLSMVRRLGMRKGDAVTGVIRQPNEGERREKFNPLVRVDTLNGMSVEDSRQRSDFSKLTPLYPQQRLRLETDPANLTTRVIDIVSPIGKGQRGLIVSPPKAGKTMVLQAIANAITANNPECHLMVVLVDERPEEVTDMQRSVKGEVISSTFDRPADDHTTVAELAIERAKRLVEMGHDVVVLLDSMTRLGRAYNLAAPASGRILSGGVDSAALYPPKKFFGAARNIENGGSLTILATALVETGSRMDEVIFEEFKGTGNMELKLDRRLADKRIFPSVDVDASGTRKEELLMTAEELKIVWNLRRVLHALEVQQSIELLLTKLRDTRSNYDFLSQVQKTTPTANGDSSAE; translated from the coding sequence ATGCTCCTCCCCGATCTGCGCAAATTGGCGCAAGGGATGGGGATCTCCGGCGCCAGCACAATGCGCAAGGGTGACTTGGTTAGCGCCATCGGCCAGCAAGGTTCAGGCAAGGCGAAGTCGGATTCGAATAACACCGGGAAATCCGGGGGAAGTCGCAACGGCGAGCAAGGCGAAACTCAGCGCGAAGACGCCAAATCCAATGATTCCGGCGACGAGCAGCGCAACGATTCGGATTCCTCGGAGCGCACGAGCAACGACGGTGGTAGAAACCGCAGCCGGCAGCGCAACGGCAAGGGCAACGAGCAGCGCAACGATAAAGGCGACGACAAGGGCAACGAGCAGGACAATGAGCAGTCCGGTGACTCGGACTCCGACAACCGGCGCCGTGGCGATCAGCAGGACGGAAACCAGGGCGGGCAACGTCGTTCTCGCCGTCGGGGTCGCGATCGGAACAATCGCCGCGGCCGCGACCGTGACGCCGAGCCGGTGATCAACGACGATGACGTGCTGGTGCCCGTTGCCGGCATTTTGGATGTGCTGGACAACTACGCTTTCGTCCGCACCTCCGGCTACCTGCCCGGTCCCGACGACGTCTACGTCTCGCTGTCTATGGTCCGGCGATTGGGTATGCGCAAGGGTGACGCCGTAACTGGCGTGATCCGGCAGCCCAACGAGGGTGAACGGCGCGAAAAGTTCAACCCGTTGGTTCGGGTGGACACCCTGAATGGCATGTCGGTGGAAGATTCCCGGCAGCGCTCAGATTTTTCCAAGCTGACTCCGCTGTACCCGCAGCAGCGGCTACGGCTGGAAACTGATCCTGCCAATCTCACCACCCGCGTCATCGACATCGTTTCCCCGATCGGTAAGGGGCAACGTGGCTTGATCGTGTCACCGCCCAAGGCCGGTAAAACCATGGTGTTGCAGGCCATCGCGAATGCGATCACGGCTAACAACCCGGAGTGTCACCTGATGGTGGTGCTGGTGGATGAGCGTCCGGAGGAAGTTACCGACATGCAGCGCTCAGTCAAGGGTGAGGTTATCTCCTCAACCTTCGACCGGCCTGCAGACGATCACACCACGGTCGCGGAACTCGCTATCGAACGCGCCAAGCGACTCGTTGAGATGGGCCACGACGTTGTCGTGCTGTTGGACTCGATGACTCGACTCGGTCGTGCTTACAACTTGGCGGCTCCGGCATCCGGTCGCATTCTGTCCGGTGGTGTCGATTCGGCGGCGCTCTATCCGCCGAAGAAGTTCTTCGGTGCCGCTCGCAATATCGAAAACGGTGGCTCGCTCACCATCTTGGCCACCGCGCTGGTGGAAACTGGCTCGCGGATGGACGAAGTGATCTTCGAAGAGTTCAAGGGCACCGGCAACATGGAGCTCAAGTTGGACCGGCGGTTGGCCGACAAGCGGATCTTCCCCAGTGTGGATGTCGATGCATCTGGCACCCGCAAGGAAGAACTGCTTATGACCGCCGAGGAACTTAAGATCGTGTGGAATCTGCGCCGGGTGCTGCATGCCTTGGAGGTGCAGCAGTCGATCGAACTGCTGCTCACCAAGCTGCGTGACACTAGGAGCAACTACGACTTCCTCTCCCAAGTGCAGAAAACTACGCCCACTGCGAACGGGGACAGCTCTGCTGAGTAG
- the thrB gene encoding homoserine kinase, with the protein MTKPPRSRVGISVPATSANLGPGFDSFGLALDIRDVYVAEVVETPGVAVVSSGVDSDDLPRDESHLVARSMLLGCERLHLDVPGLRITCRNAIPQSRGMGSSAAAIAGGVALAYALAGDIADSAGEILQLAAEIEGHPDNVAPAVLGGFTIAWTQADGTARAISQPVAADVAAVLLVPAATSPTVAARAALPAEVPLADAVHNSSRSALLTVALTSRPDLLFDATADRLHQEQRRSGYPVAMELVDTLRSEGIAAVVSGAGPTVLALGSRESLAHLAESGYSGFSTRPVSFGPGLRLLAE; encoded by the coding sequence GTGACCAAACCGCCCCGATCCCGGGTGGGGATTTCTGTACCGGCAACTAGCGCCAATCTCGGCCCTGGTTTCGACAGTTTTGGACTTGCGTTGGATATTCGCGACGTTTACGTCGCCGAGGTGGTGGAAACTCCCGGCGTGGCCGTGGTGTCCTCGGGGGTAGACAGTGATGATCTGCCGCGCGATGAGTCTCATCTGGTGGCCCGCTCAATGTTGCTTGGCTGCGAACGGCTGCACCTTGACGTGCCCGGTCTGCGAATCACCTGCCGCAACGCCATTCCGCAGAGTCGTGGCATGGGGTCGTCGGCAGCTGCCATTGCTGGTGGGGTGGCATTGGCCTATGCGTTGGCGGGTGACATCGCCGACTCTGCCGGGGAGATTCTGCAACTAGCAGCCGAAATCGAAGGCCATCCGGACAATGTTGCCCCGGCGGTACTGGGTGGATTCACGATTGCCTGGACCCAAGCCGATGGCACCGCGCGCGCGATTTCGCAGCCAGTTGCCGCGGACGTGGCTGCGGTATTGCTCGTCCCAGCCGCCACTAGCCCCACTGTCGCTGCACGAGCCGCTCTGCCCGCCGAGGTGCCACTAGCTGATGCCGTACACAACTCTTCTCGCTCAGCGTTGCTCACGGTGGCGTTGACCAGCCGGCCGGATTTGTTGTTCGACGCGACCGCTGATCGACTGCATCAGGAACAACGTCGATCGGGATACCCGGTAGCTATGGAACTCGTGGACACGCTGCGCAGCGAAGGTATTGCTGCGGTGGTGTCGGGTGCAGGGCCGACAGTCTTGGCACTGGGGAGTCGCGAATCGCTGGCTCACCTTGCTGAGTCAGGCTATTCCGGGTTTTCAACTCGGCCCGTGTCCTTTGGTCCCGGCCTGCGGCTGCTGGCGGAATGA